A part of Melittangium boletus DSM 14713 genomic DNA contains:
- a CDS encoding diacylglycerol kinase family protein, giving the protein MSSPVPSSPPPSEKPRPPAYASQGGAGMLASFRHAWNGLIHTAVHQRNMRVHLVSALLVGLVGSGIPLGLAEKVTLIFCVLLIFFAEILNSALEHLVDLATRHFDEKARLTKDAAAAGVLVLAIGTVVIFAAILVHNWETVASSGPQIARQVALGLPLALCVMVLVLPQPRSAWVDRLAFLGGALLLGVLATYTVSSVFTAMNGGLLVIAGSAARQRRLERTTPQPAGALEG; this is encoded by the coding sequence ATGAGTTCCCCCGTCCCCTCCTCTCCGCCCCCTTCCGAGAAGCCTCGGCCGCCCGCCTATGCCTCGCAGGGCGGCGCCGGCATGCTCGCCTCCTTCCGCCACGCGTGGAACGGGCTCATCCACACCGCCGTCCACCAGCGCAACATGCGCGTCCACCTCGTCTCCGCGCTCCTCGTGGGCCTGGTGGGCAGCGGCATTCCCCTCGGGCTGGCGGAGAAGGTGACGCTCATCTTCTGCGTCCTGCTCATCTTCTTCGCGGAGATCCTCAACAGCGCGCTCGAGCACCTGGTGGACCTGGCCACCCGGCACTTCGATGAGAAGGCCCGGCTCACCAAGGACGCCGCCGCCGCGGGCGTGCTGGTGCTCGCCATCGGCACCGTCGTCATCTTCGCCGCCATCCTCGTGCACAACTGGGAGACCGTCGCCAGCAGCGGGCCGCAGATCGCCCGGCAGGTGGCGCTCGGATTGCCGCTCGCCCTGTGCGTGATGGTGCTGGTGCTGCCCCAACCGCGCTCCGCCTGGGTGGACCGGCTCGCCTTCCTCGGCGGCGCCCTCCTACTCGGTGTGCTCGCCACCTACACCGTCAGCTCCGTCTTCACCGCGATGAACGGGGGCCTGCTCGTCATCGCCGGGTCCGCCGCCCGCCAGCGACGCCTGGAGCGCACCACGCCCCAGCCCGCCGGGGCCCTGGAGGGGTAG
- a CDS encoding NAD(P)/FAD-dependent oxidoreductase, protein MAYRVNNIGLWLDEPEELLGQRAAEKLGVTRGDLASVRVVRAVLDARKKGSPRYIYTLEVELAAGRAPKKLPPDVGETPPVPEPLPRVKEPERLPLIIGTGPAGLFCALGLMERGVRTILIERGREVVARRKDVAKLMRDGTLDPESNMNFGEGGAGAYTDGKLSTRINHPMVRKVIETFARCGAPDHILIEGKPHIGSDLLPGAVAKLRDELIAGGSQVLFEHRVEEVLYRDGRVSGVRLADGRTLESDRVVLAPGNSARELYERFAADGQVVIEPKPFALGFRAEHPQGLINSIQYGSAAKNPKLPPADYKLAENLEVNGEVRGIYSFCMCPGGIVVPTPTQDGLQCTNGMSNSRRNAKYANAGIVVTVSVEDFEREGFRGPLAGLEFQRHWEGKAYELGEGKFFAPAQTIPDYLAGRVKKEPGGTSYRPGLVHTDLNRLFPERLTQSIKQALKMFDRKMRGFVSDEGKLIGIESRTSSPVRITRGEDMQSVSMKGLYPAGEGCGYAGGIVSSAIDGLRVAEQIANELA, encoded by the coding sequence ATGGCTTATCGGGTGAACAACATCGGGTTGTGGTTGGACGAGCCGGAGGAGCTGCTGGGCCAGCGCGCGGCGGAGAAGCTGGGCGTGACGCGAGGGGACCTGGCCTCGGTGCGCGTCGTGCGAGCGGTGCTGGACGCCCGCAAGAAGGGCAGCCCGCGCTACATCTATACGCTCGAGGTGGAGCTCGCCGCCGGCCGCGCGCCGAAGAAGCTGCCGCCGGACGTGGGCGAGACGCCTCCCGTCCCCGAGCCCCTGCCGCGCGTGAAGGAGCCCGAGCGCCTGCCCCTCATCATCGGCACGGGGCCCGCGGGCCTCTTCTGCGCGCTGGGGCTGATGGAGCGCGGCGTGCGCACCATCCTCATCGAGCGGGGCCGCGAGGTGGTGGCGCGGCGCAAGGACGTGGCGAAGCTCATGCGCGACGGCACGCTCGATCCGGAGAGCAACATGAACTTCGGCGAGGGCGGCGCCGGCGCCTACACGGACGGCAAGCTCTCCACGCGCATCAACCACCCCATGGTGCGCAAGGTCATCGAGACGTTCGCCCGCTGCGGCGCGCCGGACCACATCCTCATCGAGGGCAAGCCTCACATCGGCTCGGACCTGCTGCCCGGCGCGGTGGCGAAGCTGCGCGACGAGCTCATCGCCGGCGGCAGCCAGGTGCTCTTCGAGCACAGGGTGGAGGAAGTGCTCTACCGCGACGGCCGGGTGTCCGGCGTGCGGCTGGCCGATGGGCGCACGTTGGAGAGCGACCGGGTGGTGCTCGCCCCGGGCAACTCGGCGCGCGAGCTCTACGAGCGCTTCGCCGCGGACGGCCAGGTGGTCATCGAGCCCAAGCCCTTCGCGCTCGGCTTCCGGGCGGAGCATCCCCAGGGGCTCATCAACTCCATCCAGTACGGCAGCGCGGCGAAGAATCCCAAGCTGCCCCCGGCCGACTACAAGCTCGCGGAGAACCTGGAGGTGAACGGCGAGGTGCGCGGCATCTACTCGTTCTGCATGTGCCCGGGCGGCATCGTGGTGCCCACGCCCACGCAGGACGGGTTGCAGTGCACCAACGGCATGAGCAACTCGCGCCGCAACGCGAAGTACGCCAACGCGGGCATCGTCGTGACGGTGTCCGTGGAGGACTTCGAGCGCGAGGGCTTCCGGGGACCGCTGGCGGGCCTGGAGTTCCAGCGCCACTGGGAAGGCAAGGCGTACGAGCTGGGCGAGGGGAAGTTCTTCGCGCCCGCGCAGACCATCCCGGACTACCTGGCGGGCCGCGTGAAGAAGGAGCCCGGAGGCACGAGCTACCGGCCGGGCCTGGTCCACACGGACCTGAACCGGCTCTTCCCGGAGCGGCTCACCCAGTCGATCAAACAGGCGCTCAAGATGTTCGACCGCAAGATGCGCGGCTTCGTGAGCGACGAGGGCAAGCTCATCGGCATCGAGAGCCGCACGAGCTCCCCCGTGCGCATCACCCGCGGCGAGGACATGCAGTCCGTCTCCATGAAGGGGCTCTACCCGGCGGGCGAGGGGTGCGGCTACGCTGGAGGGATCGTCTCCTCGGCCATTGATGGACTGCGAGTGGCTGAGCAGATTGCCAACGAGTTGGCCTGA
- a CDS encoding class I SAM-dependent rRNA methyltransferase: MVNTYLSREAARKLKHGAPWVRREDIVSIEGTPSLGEAVQLRDEEGQLLGLADVDLEASYAVRRLGSAQEPAEGLIPRHVRHAFERRAHLVDDPRFCRIINDDGDALPGLIVDRYDTHLVVQTLTRAMDARLQEISRALVEVSGAESVLLRNDTSRRRQLGLPAQRPHVLHGNPPRWTRVLELGARFTVDLTYGSGVGYPYDQRELRRFLTRLSPNARVLDPSCHVGGLFVHAGRHGARSILAFDSDADTADLARENAEANGLMGRFQVERGDALDVLHGMQDTFDLVLLDTPEVTTPEGFVEQVRLGLKATRHGGTLLVIGYQPPLPVGGFDDLVAEACEQEERRSFRMARFGLPPDHPTLVGFSGTDYLSGLVLEAS, from the coding sequence TTGGTCAATACCTATCTGTCCCGAGAAGCGGCGCGCAAACTCAAGCACGGAGCGCCGTGGGTCCGTCGGGAGGACATCGTCTCCATCGAGGGGACGCCCTCCCTGGGAGAAGCCGTCCAACTGCGCGACGAGGAGGGACAGTTGCTGGGGCTCGCGGACGTGGACCTCGAGGCGTCCTACGCGGTGCGCCGGCTGGGGAGCGCCCAGGAGCCCGCCGAGGGGCTCATCCCCCGCCACGTGCGCCACGCCTTCGAACGCCGCGCGCACCTGGTGGACGACCCGCGCTTCTGCCGCATCATCAACGACGATGGGGACGCACTGCCCGGCCTCATCGTGGACCGCTACGACACACACCTGGTCGTCCAGACGCTCACGCGCGCCATGGACGCACGGCTGCAGGAGATCTCCCGGGCCCTGGTCGAGGTGAGCGGCGCGGAGTCCGTGCTGCTGCGCAATGACACGTCCCGGCGCCGGCAACTGGGCCTGCCCGCGCAGCGGCCCCATGTGCTCCACGGCAACCCTCCCCGGTGGACCCGCGTGCTGGAGCTGGGCGCGCGCTTCACCGTGGACCTCACCTACGGCTCGGGCGTGGGCTACCCGTATGATCAGCGCGAGCTGCGCCGCTTCCTCACCCGGCTCTCGCCGAACGCGCGGGTGTTGGACCCGAGTTGCCACGTGGGCGGCCTCTTCGTGCACGCGGGACGCCATGGCGCCCGGTCCATCCTCGCCTTCGACAGCGACGCGGACACGGCGGACCTGGCCCGGGAGAACGCCGAGGCCAACGGGCTGATGGGCCGCTTCCAGGTGGAGCGCGGTGACGCGCTCGACGTGCTCCATGGCATGCAGGACACCTTCGATCTGGTGCTCCTGGACACGCCCGAGGTCACCACGCCCGAGGGCTTCGTCGAGCAGGTGCGCCTGGGGCTCAAGGCCACCCGTCACGGCGGCACGCTCCTCGTCATCGGCTACCAGCCGCCCCTGCCCGTGGGCGGCTTCGACGACCTGGTGGCCGAGGCCTGTGAGCAGGAGGAGCGCCGCAGCTTCCGCATGGCGCGCTTCGGCCTGCCCCCGGACCACCCCACCCTCGTGGGCTTCTCCGGCACCGACTACCTGTCCGGGCTCGTGCTCGAGGCGAGCTGA
- a CDS encoding START domain-containing protein → MTFLPTLSLLVLLSGADEAPWKQVARDDGISVLARTPEGADVSEVKASALVDAPAADVWRVIRDYVNYKKTMPYTEESRVLATEEEGKVITFYCLVNAPMVDKRDFVIRILDESDWKDGKGFMKATWTAATQGAPAEREGVVRVKLNKGYWLLEPREEGKKTFVTYYLYTNPGGSLPSWVADKANKSSVPDVLRAVRKYATAR, encoded by the coding sequence ATGACCTTTCTTCCGACGCTGTCCCTGCTCGTCCTGCTGTCGGGCGCCGATGAAGCCCCCTGGAAACAGGTGGCCCGTGACGATGGCATCTCCGTGCTGGCCCGAACCCCCGAGGGAGCCGACGTCTCGGAGGTGAAGGCCTCCGCCCTGGTGGATGCCCCCGCAGCGGACGTCTGGCGGGTCATTCGTGACTACGTGAACTACAAGAAGACCATGCCCTACACAGAGGAGAGCCGCGTGCTGGCCACCGAGGAGGAGGGCAAGGTCATCACCTTCTACTGTCTGGTGAACGCCCCGATGGTGGACAAGCGCGATTTCGTCATCCGCATCCTCGACGAGTCGGATTGGAAGGACGGCAAGGGCTTCATGAAGGCGACCTGGACGGCGGCGACCCAGGGCGCCCCCGCCGAGCGAGAGGGGGTGGTGCGGGTGAAGCTCAACAAGGGCTATTGGCTCCTGGAGCCGCGCGAGGAGGGCAAGAAGACCTTCGTCACCTACTACCTCTATACGAACCCGGGCGGCTCGCTGCCCTCGTGGGTGGCGGACAAGGCGAACAAGTCCTCGGTGCCGGACGTGCTTCGGGCCGTGCGCAAGTACGCGACGGCCCGGTAG
- a CDS encoding 3'-5' exoribonuclease YhaM family protein — translation MTTDHQADPTPTSSDAASVETVRKVYAKDLREKDQVHTVFRVSQKSRVTARSGKVFLSLVLTDKSGEIDARVFDKVEALEPAFAIGDYVLVKGHAIAFHGKTQVVIEALEKLDPEPLDPKEFEPPAPVAKEEPAPAKSEGKPEETPAPKREEPTPPRATGEGPGGARAVGQIRELVSERVSDPNVKALLLAFLDDPQISAALPNAHAVKGVHHSYRGGLAEHLLSVLRLTLRVADHYPMADRDLLLAGALLHDVMRVGESAQDKGGEPSDEGRLVGHLVMTAQKIREKALGIPNFPPLLEQHLTHLVIAQNTSPEGGIVRQPATLEAQIIQTLSSLDARIASWVDAMQRDPHERWTDHLKPYNRSLWKGPAPTSRGRAPVEGGGRRKNKDKKPPRERPEKSAGESGQAAERPERAERQDKPREPRPPREPRPPREPRGEGREAKEPREPRPPREPREPVNVPKELTFKPFSVLTKTEPAKPEGGSDSEG, via the coding sequence ATGACGACCGACCATCAGGCTGACCCGACCCCCACTTCCTCCGACGCCGCCTCCGTGGAAACGGTGCGCAAGGTGTACGCGAAGGACCTGCGAGAGAAAGACCAGGTCCACACCGTCTTCCGCGTCTCGCAGAAGAGCCGTGTCACGGCGCGCAGCGGCAAGGTGTTTCTCTCCCTCGTGCTCACCGACAAGAGCGGCGAGATCGACGCCCGCGTCTTCGACAAGGTCGAGGCGCTCGAGCCCGCGTTCGCCATCGGCGACTACGTGCTCGTCAAGGGCCACGCCATTGCCTTCCACGGCAAGACGCAGGTGGTCATCGAGGCGCTCGAGAAGCTGGATCCCGAACCGCTCGACCCCAAGGAATTCGAGCCCCCCGCGCCCGTCGCCAAGGAAGAGCCGGCCCCCGCCAAGTCCGAGGGCAAGCCCGAGGAGACCCCCGCCCCCAAGCGCGAGGAGCCCACCCCGCCCCGCGCGACGGGAGAGGGCCCCGGAGGCGCGCGCGCCGTGGGACAGATTCGCGAGCTCGTCTCCGAGCGCGTGAGCGACCCGAACGTCAAGGCGCTGCTCCTGGCCTTCCTGGACGATCCTCAGATCTCCGCGGCCCTGCCGAACGCGCACGCCGTGAAGGGTGTGCACCACTCCTACCGGGGGGGACTGGCCGAGCACCTGCTGTCCGTGCTGCGGCTGACGCTCCGGGTGGCGGACCACTACCCCATGGCGGATCGCGATCTGCTGCTGGCGGGCGCCCTGCTGCATGACGTGATGCGCGTGGGCGAGTCCGCCCAGGACAAGGGCGGCGAGCCCTCCGACGAGGGTCGGCTCGTGGGCCACCTGGTGATGACGGCGCAGAAGATTCGCGAGAAGGCGCTCGGCATCCCGAACTTCCCGCCCCTGCTGGAGCAGCACCTCACCCACCTCGTCATCGCGCAGAACACCTCGCCCGAGGGGGGCATCGTCCGGCAGCCCGCGACGCTCGAGGCGCAGATCATCCAGACGCTCTCCTCGCTGGACGCGCGCATCGCCTCCTGGGTGGACGCCATGCAGCGCGATCCCCACGAGCGCTGGACGGACCACCTCAAGCCCTACAACCGCTCGCTCTGGAAGGGCCCGGCGCCCACCTCGCGCGGCCGCGCGCCCGTGGAGGGCGGAGGCCGCCGCAAGAACAAGGACAAGAAGCCGCCCCGCGAGCGTCCGGAGAAGTCCGCGGGAGAGTCTGGCCAGGCGGCGGAGCGTCCCGAGCGGGCCGAGCGCCAGGACAAGCCCCGCGAGCCGCGTCCGCCCCGCGAGCCGAGGCCGCCCCGCGAGCCCCGGGGAGAGGGACGTGAGGCGAAGGAGCCTCGCGAGCCCCGTCCGCCTCGCGAGCCCCGCGAGCCGGTGAACGTCCCCAAGGAACTGACCTTCAAGCCCTTCAGCGTGCTGACCAAGACGGAGCCCGCCAAGCCCGAGGGGGGCTCGGACTCGGAAGGCTGA
- a CDS encoding HD domain-containing phosphohydrolase produces the protein MAKRLGERLVEAGLVTTESIQKALEHQKITGHRLGDCLVEIGLLQESALLRFLAAEFQTRFVSAEKLAKARIPTEVLDKVPVRLAEAQNVLPLAIDRERSLLSVVAAEPQNKKLMDEIALVTGMQEVYAYVGLRSSIAAAIRKHYYGDPTAFAALEFGGQMRADVNAMTSAYENTGGTAPKASLQLKLDTETRLRLQRPGTQTRNGTRGDALLGSRGTVADNDYIETLNILVTMLERDRKYHRGHSAQLARQAAVVARRLGMTPKDVSAVTIAGFLHDLGKPADRHFCLASNAVNPEWVTDAKRYARVPTKVFETVHLPAQVNTMLAQLYEAYDGSGSPQGAKGDDITLGARILAAVDSYLELTKNPANAHGKLFSKAKALEHLKEHAGTLYDPLVADIVAQVQSGELLRHRLANDGRQIFIVEPEESTRTDLLDASQKQGLVAYALSQLEGAYDALAHQECDVLAVGLKFGLDEVLGLLQAVRSSAEHAGLPVVVLGDPDAGTRERLMMGGATAVVAPTAMDESARTLRTLYDDRILHNGPARVVRGSLDEMPAPELLKTLGAQKKSGRLFLKHHAHEGYLHLEQGRVVFAAIAGQSGEQALQTLLGFHQADFRYDPDSLLLDPPHLDKAMDSVIQQIAVRRPTVSVPTV, from the coding sequence ATGGCGAAGAGACTGGGCGAGAGGCTCGTCGAGGCGGGCCTCGTCACCACCGAGTCCATCCAGAAGGCGCTGGAGCACCAGAAGATCACCGGCCACCGGCTGGGGGACTGCCTGGTGGAGATCGGCCTCTTGCAGGAGTCGGCGCTCCTGCGCTTCCTGGCGGCCGAGTTCCAGACGCGCTTCGTCTCCGCGGAGAAGCTGGCCAAGGCCCGCATCCCCACGGAGGTGCTGGACAAGGTTCCGGTGCGGCTGGCGGAGGCGCAGAACGTGCTTCCGCTGGCGATCGACCGCGAACGAAGCCTCTTGTCGGTGGTGGCCGCCGAGCCCCAGAACAAGAAGCTGATGGACGAGATCGCCCTGGTGACGGGGATGCAGGAGGTCTACGCGTACGTGGGCCTGCGCAGCTCCATCGCCGCCGCCATCCGCAAGCACTACTACGGGGACCCCACGGCGTTCGCCGCGTTGGAGTTCGGCGGGCAGATGCGCGCGGACGTCAACGCCATGACCTCCGCCTACGAGAACACGGGCGGGACGGCACCCAAGGCGAGTCTCCAGCTCAAGCTGGACACGGAGACCCGGCTGCGGCTGCAACGCCCGGGCACGCAGACGCGCAATGGCACCCGCGGCGATGCCCTCCTGGGCTCGCGCGGCACGGTGGCGGACAACGACTACATCGAGACGTTGAACATCCTCGTGACGATGCTGGAGCGCGACCGCAAGTACCACCGGGGCCACTCGGCGCAGCTCGCGCGCCAGGCGGCGGTGGTGGCGCGCCGGCTGGGCATGACGCCCAAGGACGTGTCGGCGGTGACCATCGCGGGCTTCCTGCACGACCTGGGCAAGCCCGCGGATCGCCACTTCTGCCTGGCCAGCAACGCGGTCAATCCCGAGTGGGTGACCGACGCCAAACGCTATGCCCGGGTGCCCACCAAGGTCTTCGAGACGGTCCACCTGCCCGCGCAGGTGAACACCATGCTCGCGCAGCTCTACGAGGCCTATGACGGCTCGGGCTCGCCCCAAGGCGCCAAGGGAGACGACATCACGCTGGGCGCGCGCATCCTCGCGGCGGTGGACAGCTACCTGGAGCTGACCAAGAACCCCGCCAACGCGCACGGCAAGCTGTTCAGCAAGGCCAAGGCGCTCGAGCACCTCAAGGAGCACGCGGGCACGCTGTACGATCCGCTCGTGGCGGACATCGTCGCGCAGGTGCAGAGCGGCGAGCTGTTGCGGCACCGGCTCGCCAACGACGGCCGGCAGATCTTCATCGTGGAGCCCGAGGAGAGCACGCGCACGGACCTGCTGGACGCCTCCCAGAAGCAGGGCCTGGTGGCGTACGCCCTGTCGCAACTGGAGGGGGCGTACGACGCGCTGGCCCACCAGGAGTGCGACGTGCTGGCGGTGGGATTGAAGTTCGGCCTGGACGAGGTCCTGGGCCTCTTGCAGGCGGTGCGCTCATCGGCGGAGCACGCGGGCCTGCCCGTGGTGGTGCTCGGAGATCCGGACGCGGGCACGCGCGAGCGGCTGATGATGGGAGGCGCGACGGCGGTGGTGGCGCCCACGGCGATGGACGAGTCCGCCCGGACGCTGCGCACGCTGTACGACGACCGGATCCTCCACAACGGGCCCGCGCGAGTGGTGCGTGGCAGCCTGGACGAGATGCCCGCCCCGGAGTTGCTCAAGACCCTGGGCGCGCAGAAGAAGTCCGGACGGCTGTTCCTCAAGCACCACGCACACGAGGGCTACCTGCACCTGGAGCAGGGGCGGGTCGTCTTCGCCGCCATCGCGGGACAGAGCGGCGAGCAGGCCCTGCAGACCCTTCTGGGCTTCCACCAAGCGGACTTCCGCTACGATCCGGACTCGCTGCTGCTGGATCCGCCGCACCTGGACAAGGCCATGGACAGCGTGATCCAGCAGATCGCGGTGCGCCGGCCCACCGTCTCGGTTCCCACCGTCTAG
- a CDS encoding TatD family hydrolase yields the protein MKLVDSHCHFDRSDAERVNAALERARAAGLVHAVIVGQFQGPGDWGSALEIAAAHPDFFTPTLGIHPHEAARATEEDFEHLARTCARPELRAVGEAGLDYYYDHSPREVQAQVFRRQCALAKELGKPLVVHVRDAHDDCEAILKEEGVRHGVIHCFTGDTDAARRYLDLGFLLSLSGVVTYKKTEALQDAVRFAPLERLMVETDSPYLAPVPYRGKKNEPSYVVETAKKLAELKGVPVEKVAEVTTANAATLFGFSVP from the coding sequence ATGAAGCTCGTGGACTCGCACTGTCACTTCGACCGCTCGGATGCCGAGCGGGTGAACGCCGCGCTGGAGCGCGCCCGCGCCGCCGGACTGGTGCACGCCGTCATCGTGGGCCAGTTCCAGGGCCCCGGGGATTGGGGCTCGGCGCTGGAGATCGCCGCCGCGCATCCGGACTTCTTCACGCCCACGTTGGGCATCCACCCGCACGAGGCGGCCCGGGCCACGGAGGAGGACTTCGAGCACCTGGCGCGCACCTGCGCCCGGCCGGAGTTGCGTGCCGTGGGCGAGGCGGGGCTCGACTACTACTACGACCACTCGCCCCGGGAGGTGCAGGCTCAGGTGTTCCGCCGGCAGTGCGCGCTGGCGAAGGAGTTGGGCAAGCCGCTCGTGGTGCACGTGCGGGACGCGCATGATGATTGCGAGGCCATCCTCAAGGAGGAGGGGGTGCGCCATGGCGTCATTCACTGCTTCACGGGGGACACGGACGCGGCCCGGCGCTATCTGGACCTGGGCTTCCTGCTGTCGCTATCGGGCGTGGTCACCTACAAGAAGACCGAGGCCTTGCAGGACGCGGTGCGCTTCGCTCCCCTGGAGCGATTGATGGTCGAGACAGACAGCCCGTACCTGGCGCCCGTGCCCTACCGCGGCAAGAAGAACGAGCCCTCGTACGTCGTCGAGACGGCGAAGAAGCTCGCCGAGCTCAAGGGCGTGCCCGTGGAGAAGGTGGCCGAGGTGACGACCGCCAACGCGGCGACGCTGTTTGGCTTCAGCGTGCCGTGA